Below is a genomic region from Escherichia ruysiae.
AAATAAAGATGATCGAGCGTATCAACATCCGCCACGACGCGGTTGAGCAATTCGCCCTGACGATAGCGCGCCAGCCCGGCAGGGGAGAGCGGCAAAAGTTTACTGAAGGTGTAAATGCGCAGATGCTGCAATACGCGGAAAGTCGCGTCATGACTCACCAGACGTTCAAAATAACGCCCTGCGGTACGGGTGATTGCCGCGCCACGCACCCCTGCGGCGGGGAGCATATAGTTGAAGCTGTACAGTCCTGCAACGCCCGCAACCGCTGAGGCGGAGAGGAACCAGCCGGAAAGCGTCAACAGACCGATACTGGCGAGCAGAGTAATAATCGCCAACACAATACCAAGGCTTAACATCCATTTATGACGTTTATACAGAGCCAGATAGGGTAGCAAAGCGCGCATTTAAATCTCCTCCTGACGATGAGCCAGCAATGTAGCGAAAGGACCGTTAGCCACGCTTAATTCCGCGTAACGCCCTTGCTCAATAATCTGACCATCCTGCATCACCCATATGGCGTCCCAGTCAGCAAGATCTTCTAACTGGTGGGTGACCATTAACGTAGTCTGGCGCAAAGAGGCGGCATTCAGCGCCTCCATCACTCGCTGTTCACTGTGTGCATCCAGGCTGGCAGCGGGTTCATCCAACAGTAATAGCGAACAGGGATGCAGTAATGCGCGAGCCACCGCCACGCGTTGCGCCTGCCCCACGGAAAGGCGGGCAGCCTGGTCGCCAACAGGCGTATCAACTCCTTGTGGCAGGAGCGGTAGAAACTCACTGACCCAGGCGTTATCCAGTGCTGTTTGTAACTCTTGTTCGCTGGCATCAGGTCGCGCCAGTAGCACATTGTCCCGTAGTGTTGCTGCTGGTAATTGTGGATTTTGCCCAACCCAGGAGAGATGTTTACGCCACGATTCCGGTGATAAATCACGTAATTCTATCCCGTTGACCCGTAGTGATCCCTGATATGAGAGAAAACCGGAAAGCGCATTAAGCAGTGAACTTTTACCTGAACCGCTACGACCAACCAACACCGCACGTTGACCTGCTGGCAAAGTAAAGTTCAGCGGTCCGGCCAGCGTTTTACCTTCCGGCGATGTGATAAACAGATCCTCGGCCTCAATGGTCACCGGATCGGTCGATGTTAATTCCGTCTCACCGCGCTGCGGATGGGCGAGCGGGGTTTCCATAAACGTTTTCAGACTGTCCGCCGCGCCAACAGCCTGGGCTTTAGCATGATAAAACGTACCGAGATCGCGCAATGGCTGGAAAAACTCAGGCGCAAGTATCAGCGCCAGAAAACCCGCAGCCAGCGTCACGCCAGTATCATAGTGACCAAAATCCAGCTCGCCGAGATAGGAAAAACCAAAGTACACCGCCACAAGGGCAATCGACAGCGAGGTAAAGAACTCCAGTATGCCGGAGGATAAAAATGCCAGCCGCAGCACTTCCATTGTCCGTTGACGGAAATCTTCCGAAGCAGAACGAATGCTTTCAATTTCAGCTTCACCACGACCAAAAATACGCAGCGTTTCCATGCCGCGCAGGCGATCGAGGAAATGCCCACTTAAGCGAGCAAGTGCGAGAAAGTTACGTCGGTTTGCATCGGCGGCGCCCATTCCAACTAACGCCATAAACAACGGGATTAACGGCGCAGTGCCCAGCAGAATAAGCGCCGCAGCCCAGTTAGAAGGGAATATTGCTACCACAATCAGCAGCGGCACCGACACTGCCAGCGCCATTTGTGGCAGGTAGCGAGCATAGTAATCATGCATATCGTCAATTTGCTCGAGTACCAGCGTCGCCCAACTCCCCGCTGGTTTGCCCTGAATCCACGCTGGTCCTGCTTGCTGCAAACGGTCGAGAACCTGGCGGCGGATGGCAAAACGGATATGCTGCCCGGCGTGATAACCCACCCGTTCGCGCAACCAGACCACCCATGCGCGCAACACAAAGGTCAGCACCAGTAAAGTAAAGGGCAGAAGCAGGGCTTCGCGGGGGATGTTCTCCATAATCATGTGCTGCAGAATACGCGCCATGAACCAGGCCTGGGCAATTATCAATATGCCACTTACAAAGCCCAACAGACGAGAAATATTCAGCCACCGTTGGGAGATGACGCTTTGCTGTTTTAACCAGCGGGTTAACTCTTTTTGACGGGATTTATTCATTGCACGCTTAGCAGGTGAGTTATCAGAATTTTTTGCAGGGCAATGTTACAACGGAGGAATAATAAAGGCGACCCATAGTCGCATGGTGTCGCCTTCTTTACTTTTGTTACTGATTTGTAAAATTATTTTGCGTCAGCTAAACCGTCGAGGTAGCGTTCAGCATCCAGTGCCGCCATGCAGCCTGTACCGGCGGAAGTAATGGCCTGGCGATAAATATGATCCATCACATCACCTGCGGCAAAGACGCCCGGAATGCTGGTCTGGGTGGCATTACCATGAATACCCGATTGTACTTTGATGTAGCCGTTTTCCAGTTCCAGTTGCCCTTCGAAAATGGCGGTATTCGGGCTATGACCGATAGCAACAAACAGACCGGC
It encodes:
- the cydD gene encoding heme ABC transporter permease/ATP-binding protein CydD translates to MNKSRQKELTRWLKQQSVISQRWLNISRLLGFVSGILIIAQAWFMARILQHMIMENIPREALLLPFTLLVLTFVLRAWVVWLRERVGYHAGQHIRFAIRRQVLDRLQQAGPAWIQGKPAGSWATLVLEQIDDMHDYYARYLPQMALAVSVPLLIVVAIFPSNWAAALILLGTAPLIPLFMALVGMGAADANRRNFLALARLSGHFLDRLRGMETLRIFGRGEAEIESIRSASEDFRQRTMEVLRLAFLSSGILEFFTSLSIALVAVYFGFSYLGELDFGHYDTGVTLAAGFLALILAPEFFQPLRDLGTFYHAKAQAVGAADSLKTFMETPLAHPQRGETELTSTDPVTIEAEDLFITSPEGKTLAGPLNFTLPAGQRAVLVGRSGSGKSSLLNALSGFLSYQGSLRVNGIELRDLSPESWRKHLSWVGQNPQLPAATLRDNVLLARPDASEQELQTALDNAWVSEFLPLLPQGVDTPVGDQAARLSVGQAQRVAVARALLHPCSLLLLDEPAASLDAHSEQRVMEALNAASLRQTTLMVTHQLEDLADWDAIWVMQDGQIIEQGRYAELSVANGPFATLLAHRQEEI